In Rhinolophus ferrumequinum isolate MPI-CBG mRhiFer1 chromosome 5 unlocalized genomic scaffold, mRhiFer1_v1.p scaffold_110_arrow_ctg1, whole genome shotgun sequence, one DNA window encodes the following:
- the OTUD1 gene encoding OTU domain-containing protein 1 — protein sequence MQLYSSVCTHYPAGGPGPTAAAPAPPATTAATPFKVSLQTPGPASGAPEPETGECQPAAAAEPREAAAAPAAKMPAFSCFEMVSGAAAPASAAAGPPGGSCKPPLPQHYKSTAQITVRALGADRLVLHGPDPGVAAPAAQRGRCLLLAPAPGAPVPPRRGSSAWLLEELLRPDCPETAGKDAAREGPDRSFRLSEHRQALAAAKHRGPVPPPGSPEPSPGPWGEEHPAERSLRVWERASDRSDPPGADEGRRPGPEAEAAAARSCEAAQNGAAEAAIVSRSDGRDEKLALYLAEVERQDKYLRQRNKYRFHIIPDGNCLYRAVSKTVYGDQSLHRELREQTVHYIADHLDHFSPLIEGDVGEFIIAAAQDGAWAGYPELLAMGQMLNVNIHLTTGGRLESPTVSTMIHYLGPEDSLRPSIWLSWLSNGHYDAVFDHSYPNPEYDNWCKQTQVQRKRDEELAKSMAISLSKMYIEQNACS from the coding sequence ATGCAGCTCTACAGCAGCGTCTGCACCCACTACCCAGCCGGGGGACCGGGACCCACGGCCGCAGCCCCCGCTCCGCCCGCCACCACCGCTGCCACCCCTTTCAAGGTCTCTCTGCAGACCCCGGGACCCGCCAGCGGCGCACCGGAGCCCGAGACCGGTGAGTGCCAGCCCGCCGCGGCCGCCGAGCCCCGGGAAGCCGCAGCCGCCCCCGCCGCCAAGATGCCTGCTTTCTCTTGCTTCGAGATGGTGTCTGGGGCCGCCGCGCCCGCTTCCGCCGCCGCTGGCCCCCCGGGCGGCTCCTGCAAGCCTCCGCTGCCGCAACACTACAAGTCCACGGCGCAGATCACCGTGCGGGCCCTGGGCGCCGACCGGCTCGTGCTGCACGGGCCGGATCCAGGCGTCGCGGCGCCAGCCGCCCAGCGTGGACGCTGCCTCCTGCTGGCCCCCGCGCCCGGCGCCCCTGTCCCACCGCGGCGGGGCTCCTCGGCCTGGCTCCTGGAGGAGCTGCTGAGGCCCGACTGCCCCGAGACAGCGGGCAAGGACGCGGCCCGGGAGGGGCCTGATCGAAGCTTCCGATTGAGCGAGCACCGCCAGGCCCTGGCCGCAGCCAAGCACCGGGGTCCCGTACCGCCCCCTGGGAGCCCGGAGCCCAGCCCAGGCCCGTGGGGTGAGGAGCACCCGGCGGAGAGGAGCCTCCGGGTCTGGGAGAGAGCCAGCGACCGCAGCGATCCGCCCGGCGCGGACGAGGGGCGGCGGCCCGGCCCGGAGGCCGAGGCAGCCGCGGCCCGAAGCTGCGAGGCCGCGCAGAACGGCGCAGCCGAGGCGGCGATCGTCTCCAGGTCGGATGGTAGAGACGAGAAACTGGCCCTGTACTTGGCGGAGGTGGAGCGGCAGGACAAGTACCTGCGACAGAGGAATAAGTACCGATTTCACATCATTCCCGATGGCAACTGCCTCTACCGAGCGGTGAGCAAGACGGTGTACGGGGACCAGAGCCTGCACCGGGAACTGAGGGAACAGACGGTGCACTACATCGCGGATCATCTCGACCACTTTAGCCCCCTGATTGAGGGCGACGTGGGGGAGTTTATCATCGCTGCTGCTCAGGACGGGGCATGGGCAGGGTACCCGGAATTGCTGGCCATGGGGCAGATGCTGAATGTGAATATACACTTAACGACAGGAGGGAGGTTGGAGAGCCCCACGGTGTCTACCATGATTCACTATTTGGGCCCAGAGGATTCCTTAAGGCCTAGTATTTGGCTCAGTTGGCTCAGCAATGGACATTATGATGCAGTGTTCGATCACTCCTATCCTAATCCAGAGTATGACAATTGGTGCAAACAGACTCAAGTGCAAAGAAAACGGGATGAAGAACTTGCCAAATCCATGGCCATATCTCTCTCCAAAATGTATATTGAACAAAATGCATGCTCCTGA